A single window of Gossypium hirsutum isolate 1008001.06 chromosome A10, Gossypium_hirsutum_v2.1, whole genome shotgun sequence DNA harbors:
- the LOC121207634 gene encoding 14 kDa proline-rich protein DC2.15 — translation MAPKVKSTTALFFSLNLFFFALVSSYIVDNNPNGSSYPTKAPNPVVIRPGDKFPNDGSAQSYYGTCNPLNLGVCVNLLGGLVNLNLGNVPTQPCCSLIHGLADLEAAVCLCTAVRANVLDIKLNLPISLSLLLNNCGRRVATEYICAP, via the coding sequence ATGGCTCCAAAGGTCAAGTCAACAACTGCTCTTTTCTTCTCTCTTaaccttttcttttttgctttagtAAGCTCTTACATTGTTGATAATAATCCTAATGGTTCTTCTTACCCCACAAAAGCTCCGAACCCTGTTGTTATCCGTCCTGGAGACAAGTTTCCCAACGATGGTAGCGCTCAAAGCTATTATGGTACTTGTAATCCGTTGAACCTTGGTGTGTGTGTTAACCTGTTGGGTGGTTTGGTGAATCTCAACCTCGGCAACGTACCAACCCAACCATGCTGCAGTTTGATCCATGGGTTGGCTGATCTTGAAGCTGCGGTTTGCCTTTGCACGGCTGTCCGAGCTAATGTGTTAGACATTAAACTCAACCTTCCTATTTCATTGAGTCTCTTACTCAATAATTGTGGAAGAAGGGTGGCTACTGAATACATTTGCGCTCCGTGA
- the LOC121207635 gene encoding 14 kDa proline-rich protein DC2.15, which produces MASKVKSSTALFFSLNLFFFALVSSYNVDNNPNGSSYPTKSPNPVVIRPGYKFPNDGSAQSYYGTCNPLNLRVCVNLLGGLVNLDLRNLPTQPCCSLIQGLADLEAAVCLCTAVRANVLDIKFNLPISLSLLLNNCGRRVATEYICTP; this is translated from the coding sequence ATGGCTTCAAAGGTTAAGTCATCAACTGCTCTTTTCTTCTCTCTTaaccttttcttttttgctttagtAAGCTCTTACAATGTTGATAATAATCCTAATGGTTCTTCTTACCCCACAAAATCTCCGAACCCTGTTGTTATCCGTCCCGGATACAAGTTTCCCAACGATGGTAGCGCTCAAAGCTATTATGGTACTTGTAATCCGTTGAACCTTCGTGTGTGTGTTAATCTGTTGGGTGGGTTGGTGAATCTCGACCTCCGCAACTTACCAACCCAACCATGCTGCAGTTTGATCCAGGGGTTGGCTGATCTTGAAGCTGCGGTTTGCCTTTGCACTGCTGTCCGAGCTAATGTGTTAGACATTAAATTCAACCTTCCTATTTCATTGAGTCTCTTACTCAATAACTGTGGAAGAAGGGTGGCTACTGAATACATTTGCACTCCATAA